One Carassius gibelio isolate Cgi1373 ecotype wild population from Czech Republic chromosome B18, carGib1.2-hapl.c, whole genome shotgun sequence DNA segment encodes these proteins:
- the LOC127977590 gene encoding tubulin-folding cofactor B — protein sequence MDGSVTVITNPTVSVRVTSTVSSFEVNRRFNRGITIAEFKSKLEMIVGTPAAFMDLELFSTSDKLLQKLDDNEALLGSYPVDDDCRIHVTDRSGTQSGEFTDLSKVEKFEISDEAYEKRADSIRNFKKNMKLGRFNEETRAKQEEALAKKEEEEKAAAEAIAVGNRCKVQVPGQPTKIGTVMFVGTADFKPGYWVGVKYDEPLGKNDGSVNGKRYFECEPKYGAFVKPLSVTVGDFPEENYGLDEM from the exons ATGGACGGGAGTGTGACAGTCATCACCAACCCCACCGTGTCCGTGCGCGTGACCAGCACCGTCAGCTCCTTCGAGGTGAACCGGAGATTCAACCGAGGAATCACGATCGCAGAGTTTAAG AGTAAACTGGAGATGATTGTGGGCACTCCAGCTGCCTTTATGGACCTTGAGCTATTTAGCACTTCAGACAAGTTATTACAGAAGCTAGATGACAATGAAGCGCTGCTCGGCTCCTATCCTGTGGATGATGACTGCAGAATACAT GTGACAGACCGCAGTGGTACGCAAAGTGGGGAGTTCACTGATTTGTCAAAGGTTGAGAAATTTGAGATCTCTGATGAAGCCTATGAAAAAAGGGCAG ACTCAATACGGAACTTCAAGAAAAATATGAAGTTAGGTCGATTTAATGAGGAAACCAGGGCCAAGCAAGAAGAGGCTCTTGCGaagaaagaagaggaagagaaggcGGCCGCTGAAGCCATTGCTGTTGGGAACCGATGTAAAGTTCAAGTTCCTGGGCAACCTACCAAGATTGGCACTGTTATGTTTGTTG GTACAGCAGATTTCAAACCAGGCTACTGGGTTGGTGTGAAATATGATGAGCCGCTGGGGAAGAATGATGGCAG TGTGAATGGGAAACGCTATTTTGAGTGTGAGCCAAAATATGGAGCCTTCGTCAAGCCCCTCTCAGTAACTGTGGGAGACTTTCCTGAAGAGAACTATGGTTTGGATGAGATGTAA
- the tmem123 gene encoding porimin, whose amino-acid sequence MKRCLCFIFIHSCLLLPSDRRAVQAHSAEGKTSVTRLNMSNYSTLLPKAEPIDPTEPSVNTVHISTESKRLISVTTGVPPSNPTAGPRFHAGSFIGGMMLAFIIILVISLGYRLTCSQREVRYRVIEEHDAII is encoded by the exons ATGAAACGCTGTTTGTGTTTCATCTTCATTCATTCCTGTCTGCTTTTGCCATCCG ACAGGAGAGCTGTCCAGGCTCATTCAGCTGAAGGAAAGACTTCAGTGACTAGATTGAACATGTCCAACTATTCAACATTACTGCCCAAAGCTGAACCCATCGATCCAACTGAACCGTCTGTGAACACTGTGCACATCTCAACAGAGAGCAAACGGCTGATTTCTGTTACGACAG GTGTTCCTCCTAGTAACCCAACAGCAGGTCCTCGGTTCCATGCGGGTAGTTTCATTGGCGGTATGATGCTGGCCTTTATTATCATACTGGTCATCAGTCTGGGCTACAGATTGACTTGCTCACAACGGGAAGTGCGCTACAGAGTCAT TGAGGAACACGATGCCATCATTTAA
- the LOC127977588 gene encoding homeobox protein SIX5 — MSRWGRLTKRRGVTPRAAAALTRLRENGREAQKGREEELEGKKVKIKMASLSLESTEQTENGPKESTQDEAKVKEEIDPDEVSEQLLQSFQNSALSFSTDQVACLCEALLQAGNVDRLWRFLSTIPPSADLLRGNETLLKAQALVAFHREEFNKLYAILDSHDFHPSNHGFLQDLYLKARYKEAETSRGRSLGAVDKYRLRKKFPLPKTIWDGEETVYCFKEKSRNALKECYKSNRYPTPVEKKNLAKVTGLSLTQVSNWFKNRRQRDRTPSGTNSKSESDGNHSTEDETSKGDLDDIVDKPAVHETGSSNASLISLSGAPCSTGQLILNSTGGFFTSSHPLLLNGSHILSGAGTGVIINGLTLSDGHTVTLSPVTANAPLLLNGAQVISKDDRGISDIEAQGSLPTVVLNPQASLTSTIPLSLSEDTKTASSNVSPLDFISLPEPLKDPDNTQSLPTNSMSSPIISTSVISPTSLPSEALVTNSIPASTTGSMSSVISSPMVPLLPTQPPEIVVIGKAESQSPIRSSISSPQVLSLPQVVPSIQGVPVSQLMQHPSGATVSSCPQLVPVSLNNSQLPQVPIPPFQTQTLHIGPRLAQAHLQNGSNTLSTSSALSLPQMADGQITQVLTPQLGDESTSAAFPQIQTSMETQVIPISSPTQVVPISQTKDSGQPQLVPLSLPQLIPASSIAGTPTGTLSFPQVVPATPSLSIPSPGGAFQILTSGSGAGLSVAQGPIRLSPIGPPQSVPAGTIPGVQFLNSGVIQLPSSSPGNILLAGGIGGSPILSLQNGKLILTIPAGIQFASMPVKSVPDSLVSSTLDPQTSPVHPPSLIAQTSNSLQSSHLGLVGSSTLYCSPEPGTIANPTPGASPDTPDSSSTPTPTSVLQFQQTLSPESMLPLSPICSGVATGHQLSQLAWSPVPLSSPSGLTLFDMRGKGDLPEDPALLGLPGGESLLLGTPPPGEDVDRDSQLDDVEDMDGDSKILTQLQSVPVDDDLGL, encoded by the exons ATGTCTCGATGGGGGAGGTTGACGAAACGCAGGGGCGTGACGCCTCGCGCTGCAGCAGCACTCACTCGCCTACGGGAGAATGGGAGAGAGGCACAGAAGGGGAGGGAGGAGGAACTTGaaggaaaaaaagttaaaataaaaatggcttcCTTGTCTTTGGAGTCCACAGAACAAACTGAAAACGGCCCTAAGGAGTCCACGCAAGATGAAGCCAAAGTGAAAGAGGAGATTGATCCGGACGAAGTCTCGGAACAACTGCTCCAAAGCTTCCAGAACTCCGCGCTCAGTTTTTCCACCGATCAGGTCGCGTGTCTGTGCGAAGCGCTCCTGCAAGCGGGTAATGTGGATCGCCTGTGGAGATTCCTCTCCACCATCCCTCCTTCGGCCGATCTGCTACGTGGCAACGAGACCCTACTGAAGGCCCAGGCTCTGGTCGCTTTCCACCGGGAGGAGTTCAACAAGTTGTACGCCATCCTAGACAGTCATGACTTCCACCCGAGTAACCATGGGTTCCTTCAAGACCTCTACTTGAAGGCGCGCTACAAGGAGGCTGAGACGTCCCGGGGTCGCAGTCTGGGCGCCGTGGATAAATATCGACTGCGCAAAAAGTTTCCTTTGCCCAAAACCATTTGGGACGGAGAGGAGACGGTGTACTGCTTCAAGGAGAAGTCGCGCAATGCGCTGAAGGAGTGTTACAAGAGTAACAGGTATCCCACTCCGGTCGAGAAGAAGAATTTAGCCAAAGTCACCGGACTTTCATTGACTCAAGTCAGCAACTGGTTCAAGAATCGCCGACAGAGGGATCGGACCCCCTCCGGTACCAACAGCAAAAG TGAATCTGATGGAAACCACAGTACAGAAGATGAAACCAGCAAGGGAGATCTGGATGATATTGTTGACAAACCTGCTGTTCACGAGACCGGCAGCTCAAATGCTTCTCTTATATCACTCTCTGGGGCTCCTTGCAGTACTGGTCAGCTTATTCTGAACAGCACAGGAGGATTCTTTACAAGCTCTCATCCACTGCTGCTCAATGGGAGCCATATACTCTCAGGGGCAGGAACAGGGGTCATCATCAATGGGCTGACACTGAGCGATGGCCACACGGTCACTCTCAGTCCTGTTACAGCTAATGCACCATTGCTACTAAATGGGGCTCAAGTAATCTCCAAAGATGACCGGGGCATCAGTGATATAGAGGCCCAAGGCAGCCTGCCCACTGTGGTTCTGAATCCACAAGCCAGTTTAACTAGCACAATACCTCTCTCGCTCAGCGAGGACACAAAAACAGCCAGCAGCAATGTCTCTCCATTGGATTTCATCAGTCTTCCAGAGCCCTTAAAGGATCCAGATAACACTCAGTCACTGCCTACAAACTCAATGTCTTCACCCATCATCTCTACTTCTGTCATCTCTCCCACGTCTCTTCCTTCAGAGGCACTGGTCACAAATAGTATTCCTGCATCAACTACTGGCTCCATGAGTTCAGTCATCTCCAGTCCCATGGTGCCACTACTGCCCACACAGCCACCTGAAATTGTTGTAATAGGAAAAGCCGAGTCTCAGTCACCAATTCGCAGCTCCATCTCTAGCCCTCAGGTGCTGTCTTTACCCCAGGTGGTTCCATCAATACAGGGTGTACCAGTTTCTCAACTGATGCAGCATCCATCTGGGGCCACAGTGTCATCCTGCCCCCAGCTTGTTCCAGTCTCCCTGAACAATTCACAGTTACCCCAAGTCCCCATTCCTCCGTTTCAGACACAGACCTTGCACATTGGTCCAAGACTTGCGCAAGCACACCTCCAAAATGGCTCGAACACATTAAGCACCAGTAGTGCTTTATCACTCCCCCAGATGGCTGATGGGCAGATTACACAGGTGCTTACACCTCAGCTAGGAGACGAATCTACTTCAGCAGCATTTCCACAGATACAGACCTCCATGGAAACACAAGTCATTCCCATCTCCTCGCCAACTCAAGTTGTGCCCATATCCCAAACCAAAGACTCGGGCCAACCTCAGCTGGTCCCCCTGTCACTCCCCCAACTTATACCTGCATCATCCATTGCGGGAACTCCAACTGGAACCCTGTCCTTTCCTCAGGTGGTCCCAGCAACACCATCTCTCTCCATTCCGTCCCCTGGAGGTGCTTTCCAGATTCTGACATCTGGATCTGGAGCAGGATTGAGTGTTGCCCAAGGACCGATACGCCTCAGTCCAATAGGGCCTCCTCAGAGTGTCCCTGCTGGTACCATCCCAGGTGTCCAATTTCTCAACTCTGGGGTGATTCAGCTACCTTCTTCCTCTCCAG GCAATATCCTACTAGCAGGTGGCATTGGGGGCAGCCCAATCCTTAGTCTTCAAAATGGCAAACTCATCCTCACTATCCCAGCTGGGATCCAGTTCGCCAGCATGCCTGTCAAGTCCGTCCCAGATAGTCTGGTCTCAAGTACCCTTGATCCTCAAACCTCACCTGTACACCCACCTTCACTCATTGCTCAAACCTCAAATTCACTACAATCATCTCATTTGGGGCTTGTTGGCTCCTCTACACTTTACTGCAGCCCTGAGCCAGGAACAATTGCCAACCCAACCCCAGGAGCCTCTCCTGACACCCCAGACTCTTCTAGCACTCCCACTCCTACAAGTGTCCTACAATTCCAGCAGACCCTTAGCCCTGAAAGCATGCTCCCACTCAGTCCAATATGTAGTGGTGTGGCAACTGGCCACCAACTCTCCCAGCTAGCCTGGAGCCCTGTCCCGCTGTCCTCCCCCTCTGGTCTGACATTATTTGACATGCGTGGGAAAGGAGATCTTCCAGAGGACCCTGCTTTGTTAGGTTTGCCAGGAGGAGAGTCCCTCCTGTTGGGCACTCCTCCTCCAGGCGAAGATGTAGACAGAGATTCTCAGCTGGATGATGTGGAGGACATGGATGGGGACTCGAAAATTCTGACACAACTGCAGTCTGTCCCTGTGGATGATGATCTGGGTTTGTAA